The window TGCCGCGCCGGCGGTACGGCGGCTTCTGGACCGCGAGCGTGTGTGGCGGGCGGTACGCCATGTGGGCGGCGCCAGCATGACGCTGTATCTGTGGCACATGCTGCCGGTTCTGGTCGTTGCCGCCGCGTTCTACCTGACCGGGATCGCGCCCGAGCCCGCGTTCGGGTCCGCGGCATGGTGGGGGCTGCGGGTGCCTTGGCTGCTGGTTCTCGGCGTTGCCCTGGTCGGTGTTCTCCTGGCGCTGCGGCCGTTGGAGCGCCGGCAGGCGCTTCTGTACGAGCGAGTCCGGCCGGACATCGGCTTGCGCCGCTCTTGGCCGCTGTGGCTCGGCCTGGCGACAACCGTTGCCGCGCTGAGTTGGTTCGCCATGCGGGGCTTCGCATATGGCGGCCGCTTTCCTGTGCTGCCCGCGCTGAGCCTGGCGGTGGGCACGACGCTGGTGATGGCCCGCCGACGGACGACGGTGCACCGAACCACCGATGAGTCCAAGAACACCTTGAGGAAGGCCGCCTGACGCCATGTCGGGTCGGCATCCGGGTCCGTTGTGATGCCGGCCGGGCAACTACTCATGCAGGTCTGAGTAGTTGCCCTCAGGTGCGGGGTGGTCGTGGTCTTCTACCGTCCGATTCATGTGCTCGGTTCGGGGTCTCACCAGTGATTTCGCCGTTGTGTTGCCGGGTGCCTGCTGTCCGAGCGCCCGCTGGGTCGAGGGAGGGAGCAGCGGATGCTGAGGAAGTGCTCCGTTCCTTCGGTTCTGTGGCTCACCGGCGCTCTGCTGGCCGTGGGCCTGTCCGTGGTCGGTCACCGAGTGTGGGAGGGAGAGCCGTATCCGGGGGTTGTGCCTGACCAGGTTGCGGTACGGCTCAAGGGGGAGGCTCAGCGGGTGTACGAGGAAGTGGCGCTGCCTGGGCGGCCTGGCGTGAATTCCAGTGGTGTGGAAACGGGCACGTGTTACTACCGGGGGCTGCGGTCCATCGCCCACATCGACGAAGGCCGCAGCGACGTGCGCAGCTTTGTTCTCGAGTGGCGGGTGACAGACGTCCCGCGAAGCACCGCCCGTGCCGGCCAGGAGCGCGTACGCCGACGGCTGGAGCACGAGGGCTGGAGGCTCACCGGCGAGAACGTCTCCGACATGGGGTTCCGCTTCGAGCACCCGGACACCGACGACATGGTCGCCGTGGACTGGTACGAGCCCACCGGGACGCTCGCCGTCAGTGCCTACGCCCCGTGCGGGAAGCTCCCGGCCGGCTTCGACGAGTACGCATGGCCGGAGTCCGAATGGAGCGCCGGGTGACCGCCGCGCGGAGACGGACCGGCACGTCCCCCTCAGATGACAGCTAGGGCCTCTCGTTTGGATCATGCTGGGCTCGCGGGGGTCTGGCACGCACATCTGCGGCGTTGTCGTCAGTTTTCCCCGAGCTCTCGGCTTCGCTCGAGCAGGGGACGCCCCATTCGCTCCGCGTGGGGTCCCTCCTCCGCCTTGCAGCTGCACGCTCCGGACCCCGCTCCCTGATCCAGCCTGATCCAAACGAAAGACCTTGGTGGAGCGGCGTCGGCCGCGGTCCGGTGGTACCGGGCCGCGGCCGGAACGGCAGCGGGGTCAGCGGGCGGAGAAGGCCGGGTCGCTGGTGCTCGCGTGGCCGCTCTCCACGTGGGCGGCAAGGCGGCGCACGAAGGTGCCGTCGTGGTCGGCGGTCACGGTCAGGTCGTACCAGCCATGGGTACGCTCGGTCCTGGCCGAGTGCACCACGTGGGCGCCGGGGCGCAGCCGGTAGGTGGCCGGCTTGTGCTTGCCGTACTCGTCCTTGATCGTGAGCGTGACGGTGCTGCGGCCGTCGTTGGTCAGGACGAGGCGCACGGCTCCGTCCTTGCTGTCGTGTCGGGCGCCGACCTCGGGGCCTGCGGCGGTGACCTTGCCGGCGAACTGGCGCAGGAAGCCGTTGGGACCGTGGACGGTGAAGTCGTAGGCGCCGTGCGAGTTCGCGGAGACGTTCCAGACGCCGGACAGCGAGTGCCCCGAACCGACGGTGTACGTCCACGGGCCGGAGGCGTCCGTCGCGGAGGTGACCAGGAAGCCGGCGCCGGCCTTGCCGTGGGAGGCGAAGTCGATCCGCAGCGAGCCCGCGGCGCCGACCTTGCCATCGACCGCGAGGTCGTACGGGATGGGTCGGGCGGGGCGCAGACCGTGCTCCTGGCGGGGCAGCGCGCCCTTGGCCGGCGGCGTCGGCACGTAGTCGGGGTGCCGGTCACCGTCCGGCGGCAGGTAGCCGGTGGTGTCGGGCAGGTGCGGCGTGTGGCTGTCCTTGTGCCGGAAGTCGAACGCCGTGGTCAGGTCACCGCAGACGGCACGGCGCCAGGGGGAGATGTTGGGCTCCGTCACGCCGAAGCGGCGCTCCATGAACTGGATGATCGACGTGTGGTCGAAGGTCTGGGAGCAGACGTAGCCGCCCTTGCTCCACGGCGACACCACGAACATCGGGACGCGCTGACCTAGGCCGTACGCCCCCGCCGGGCGGCCGCTGTCGCCCGCGTACAGGTCGCCGCTGACGTCGACGGTGGACTTGCCCTGCGCGGCCGAGCCGGCCGGGAAGGGCGGCACGACGTGGTCGAAGAAGCCGTCGTTCTCGTCGTAGGTGATGAACAGCGCTGTCTTGCTCCACACATCGGGGTTGGAGGTGAGCGCGTCCAGAACCTGCGAGATGTACCAGGCACCGTAGTTGGCGGGCCAGTTCGGGTGCTCGGTGAAGGCCTCGGGCGCGACGATCCACGAGACCTCGGGCAGCTTGCCGGCCTTCACGTCGGCACGGAGGATGTCGAAGAAGCCCTCGCCCTTGCGTGCGTCGGTGCCGGTGCGGGCCTTGTCGTACAGCGGGTCGCCGGGCTTGGCGTTGCGGTACTGGTCGAAGTACAGCAGCGAGTTGTCGCCGTAGTTGCCTCGGTAGGCGTCCCCGATCCAGCCCCAGCCGCCGTCCGCGTCGAGGCCGTCGCCGATGTCCTGGTAGATCTTCCAGGAGACGTCGGCGTTCTCCAGCCGCTCCGGGTACGTGGTCCAGGCGTAGCCCGCCTCGTCGTTGCCGAGGACCGGGCCGCCGCCCTTGCCGTCGTTGCCGGTGTAACCCGTCCACATGTAGTAGCGGTTCGGGTCGGTGGAGCCCATGAACGAGCAGTGGTAGGCGTCGCAGACCGTGAAGGCGTCGGCGAGCGCGTAGTGGAACGGTATGTCCTCACGGGTCAGGTGCGCCATCGTCGTGGCGGACTTGGCCGGGATCCACTTGTCGTACTTGCCCTTGTTGAAGGCGGCCTGGGTGTCGTTCCAGCCGTGCGGCAGGTCCTCCAGGAAGGCCAGGCCGAGGTCCTTGGCGTCCGGGTGGAAGGGCAGGATCTCCTTGGTGCCGTCCGACTGGTGCCAGACCGGCTTGCCGCTCGGCAGCGTCACCGGGCGCGGGTCCCCGAAGCCCCGAACGCCGCGCAGCGCGCCGAGGTAGTGGTCGAAGGAACGGTTCTCCTGCATCAGGACGACAATGTGCTCGACGTCCTTGATGGAGCCCGTCCTGCGGTGCGCGGGGATCTCCGCCGCGCGAGCGATGCTGGTGGACAGAGCGGACAGAGCAGCGGTGCCGCCCGCAAGTTGCATGAACCGTCTGCGGTCGATGGCATTCATGAAGAGCATGTCTCCCGGAAAATCCGTAGGCCGTAAAGAGTGCAGCGGCCAGCATTTCCCAACTTGTTCAAACAAGTGGCGGCGTAGAAGCGAACCATTCGGGAAACCTGTCCCAACCCGGCGCGTGACCGGGGGCAGGGCTGACCGGGTCGAAGCGTGCCGAATGCCGGGAACACCCCACCAGGGCAAGGCTGTTGTCCTGGGCCGCAGTGTGCGGCGTAAAACGCCGGCGGCCCTGGCTCCGGTCACCGTCCCGTCGCGCATGACCCCCGCCCGCTGGGTGGAGCGCAGCGTGTGAGCTCTGCTCGTCGGCGAATCAGGCCCGGGTGAACGTCATCCGCACCTCGCTGCACGCTGCGGACCTCGGACGCAGGCGAAGGCCGGCAGCAGGGATCGCCGCGTTCCTGGGCAGCATTCAGGAGGCCTTGGGTGAGCTGGAGTTCTCGTGCAGATTCGCTGCGTGGAGCCATCTGCCATGCGGAACCGGGCCTCAGTTGCCGGCAGAGGACGTCGACCTGTCTCCCTCCGCAGGCGCCGCCACGGACGGCAGCGGAGGGCACTTGAGCGGATGTTCTCAATCGGCAGGCGCGGTCGGGACCGACGAGACGGGACAGGTCACCTGCACCACGTCGATCCTCTCGGGGCGAGCCGGTCCATGTGCCGGCGGATGGGTCGGGTGCCTGCGCCTACCGGTGGCTTCTACGGGGCGAATCGGCGCGCGAGTGCGGTAGCGCGTGCGCGTGCCGGGCGTCGCAGGGCGGGCGGGACGTCACGGTCATGCCTGGGCCCGGGTCATGCCTGGGCCCGGAGGCCGAGAACCGGTGCGACCCCGGCCCGGCGGCCCCCGGCTGTCTTCGCGGGACTCGCCGGCGTCGCGCCCGGGCCGGTGCGACGGGCCAGTGCGTTGTTGCCTATCGAGTTGTGGACGCTGAAGCTCACCGCGTCGGAGCAGTACCGGTCGTCGGACCACTCGACGGGGCGGCCCTCGCGGGTGGTCGTGACCCGGCGCACCCGCAGCAGCGGACTCGTCCGGCGCACGCCCAGCAGTTCGGCGTCCTGCGCTCCGGCCGCCACCGCGTCGATCAGATGCTCACCGTACGCGAAGACCAACCCCGAGTCCTCGAACAGCCGTTGCGTCACCGATGGACAGTCCGCCTCGATGCGCTCCACGGCCGGGGCGATCCAGTCCGCGTACACCGTCCGTTCCAGCAGCACCGGTTCGCCGTCCAGGCCGCGCAGCCGCAGGACGTGGAGCACCGGCACGCCGACCGGCATCTGGAGGCGTACCGCGTCCTGGGCGGTCGTGGGGCGGTACTGCGAGGACACCACCCGGCCCGTCGCCGTGCGGCCCATCGCGCGCGCCCACTGGGCGAAGCTGCGCAGCTCGGCGAAGCTCTGATTGCGGCGGCTGGCGAGCACCACGCGCCGCGCGCCCTGCCGGGACCCGATCAGACCCTCCGACGTCAGGGCGGCGACTGCCTGGCGGACGGTGCCGCGCGAGACGCCGTAGCGTGCAGCGAGTTCTGTCTCCGGGAGCAGCCGGCTGCCCACCGCGTACTCCTCGCGATCGATCGCCTGGCGCAACTCCTCGGCGATCTCCTCGTGTCGGGCTGTCATGGTCCCCTCTCGTGCTGTGCGCAGTGTGCAGGTGAACCAGCGTAGACGAGAACAGGAAGGGGGTCGTTCTCCTGGAGGGCATCCGGCAAGTGTCCAGGAGAGTGGCGGTCACAGTTGCCCCTCTGTTAACCGTGGCGTCATGGAGGGCGTGCCTACTGAGGTCAACTTGTTCAAACAAGTTCTCTGTCGAGCCCCGGCGGGCATCTCCGCCCGGGGCGCCACACCAGGAGAGATCGTGACGTTGCCCCTGTCCAGGATCGCCGTTCTCACCGGCGGCCTCGCCGTCGCCGCACTCAGCCTCAGCGCCTGTGGCGCAGCCACCAGCCAGTCCGCCACCACCCCGGACGGCAAGAAGGCCGCCACCGCCACCTCCGCGACGGACTTCGGCGGCATGGACGCCCTCGTCGCCGCGGCGAAGAAGGAGGGCACGCTGCACGCCATGGCTCTGCCCCGCGACTGGGCCAACTACGGCGCGCTGATCGACGGCTTCACCAAGAAGTACGGCATCAAGATCGAGGTCGAGAACCCCGACGGCAGCAGCCAGGACGAGATCAACGCGGTCACCTCGCGCAAGGGCCAGGACCGTGCCCCCGACGTGCTGGACCTGGGCAGCTCGTTCGCCCTGAGCGGGGCCCAGCAGGGTCTGTTCGCGTCGTACAAGGTCGCCTCGTACGACGACATCCCGGCCGCGCAGAAGGACCCGCAGGCACGCTGGTACAACGACTACGGCGGCTACGTCTCCATCGGCTGCGACGCCAAGCGCGTCAAGCACTGCCCCACCACCTTCAAGGACCTCCTCAAGCCCGAGTACAAGGGCCAGGTCGCGCTCAACGGCAACCCGACCAAGTCCGGCTCCGCGTTCGGCGGCGTCTACGCGGCGGCCCTGGCGAACGGCGGTTCCCTCGACGATGTCCAGCCGGGACTGGACTTCTTCGCCGAGCTGAAGAAGAACGGGAACTACACGCCGGTCGAGTCGACCCCGGCGACCGTCGAGAAGGGCGAGACGCCCATCAGTATCGACTGGGACTACCTCAACGCCGGCTATGCCGACGAGTTCAAGAGCAAGGGCGTCGACTGGAAGGTCTCCGTCCCGTCCGACGGCCGGTACGCGCAGTACTACTCGCAGGCCATCACCAAGGACGCGCCGCACCCCGCCGCCGCCCGCCTCTGGCAGGAGTACCTGTACAGCGCCGAGGGCCAGAACCTCTGGCTCAAGGGCTACGCCCGCCCGGCGCTGATGCCGGCCATGGACAAGGCGGGGACGCTCGACAAGGACGCGGCCGCCAAGCTGCCCGAGGTCTCCGGCGCGGTCACGTTCCCGACCGAGGCCCAGCAGAACAAGGCCAAGGGCGTCATCGCCCAGGGCTGGGGCAAGGCCGTCTCGGGATGACCTCCGGCATGACTGTCACTTCCGCGCCGCCCCCCGTCGTCGCTGCGCCCGGCGCCGCCGCCTCGGGGCGGCGCCGGAGCGCCGGGTGGCTCGCCGTCGTTCCGTTGCTCGTCTTCGTGGCGATCGCCTTCGGTGTCCCGGCCCTGGCCATGCTGAACGGCGCCTTCACCGTCAAGGACCCGGCCACCGGCGCCACCTCCTACACCACCGCCAATCTGACCGCGTCGCTGCACGGCGCCTATCTGACAGCGCTCCTGGGCAGCGTCAAGCTGTCCGCCGTCTCGGCGGCCATCGCCATGCTCCTCGGGCTGTTGCTCGCCCAGGCCGTGGTGGTCTCCCGCTTCCGCGCACTGCGCGAGGCCGTACTCACCGCCTCCGGGGTGCTCGCGAACTTCGGCGGTGTGCCACTCGCCTTCGCCTTCGTCGCGACGCTCGGCAACTCCGGTGTCCTCACAACGCACCTGGGCCTCGCCGACGCGGGCTGGACCCTGTACAGCTTCTGGGGCCTGACCCTCACGTACCTCTACTTCCTGATCCCGCTGATGGTCCTCACCATCACGCCCGCCCTCGACGGGCTGCGCTCCCAGTGGCGCGAGGCCGCCCGGAACAACGGCGCCACACATGCCCAGTACTGGCGGCACGTCGCCCTCCCGGTGCTCGCGCCGTCGTTGCTCGGTGGCCTGGTGCTGCTGTTCGGCAGCGCGTTCGCCGCCTACGCCACTGCGGCCGCGATGGTCGGTAGCTCGGTGCCGCTGGTCACCCTGCAGATCGCCGACGCCATCTCCGGCAACGTCCTGGTCGGCCAGGAGAACGTGGCTCTGGCACTCAGCCTCGACATGGTCCTCGTCGCGGGCCTGGTGATGGCCGTGTACCTGCCCCTGCAACGACGGAGCGCGCGATGGCTCGCCTGAACACCACCTTCCGCCCCGGGCGGGCCGCGGTCCTCGCCGTCGCCGGGCTCTACTTCCTGGTGCCGCTGGCAGCCTCCGTGATCTTCACGGTCGACGTGCCGGGTCAGGGACTGAACGTCGACGCGTACGCGCAGATCCTCGGCACCGACGGCTTCCTGCCCAGCCTGGTGCTCTCCCTCGAACTGGCCGCCGCCACGATCGCTGTCGTTCTGCTGCTGATGGTGCCCGCCATGGTCGCGTTGCGGCTCGGCGCACCCCGGCTGCGGCCCGTGGTCGAGGTCATCTGCTCGCTGCCGCTGATCGTCCCGCCGATCGCGTTCGTCGCCGGGATCGGAACAGTCCTCAAGTGGGGTCCCGAGTACCTCGCGACGACGCCGCTCTTCCAGACGTTCGTCGCGCTCCAGAACCCGGACTTCCCGATCGTGCTCGTCCTCGCCTACGTGGTGATGGCTCTGCCGTTCGTCCACCGTGCCCTCGACGCGGGGCTGCGCGCCGTCGACGTGCGCACGCTCGTCGAGGCCGCCCGCAGTTGCGGCGCGGGCTGGCCGCAGGCCCTCGTCCGCGCCGTGCTGCCGAACCTCCGCGGCGCGCTGCTGAACGCGGCGTTCCTCACGCTGGCACTCGTGCTGGGGGAGTTCACGGTCGCCCAGCTCCTCGGCTTCCAGCCGTTCGCCGTGTGGATCTACAGCATCGGCGGCTCCCAGGCCCAGATGTCCGTCGCCGTGTCCGTGCTCAGCCTGTTCCTGACCTGGGCACTCCTCCTGGCGGTCGCCACCCTCGGCGGCCGCCGCGCCCCCTCCCGTACCGCATCCCAGGGATGACCTCCACCATGACGATCAACACGCTGGAGAAGGCCGCCACGACCGGCGCCGCAACCGTCGAATTCCGTGGCATGCGACGCAAGTTCGGCGCGACCGTCGCCCTCGACGGCCTCGACCTGACCGCGCGGCCCGGAGAACTCCTCGCCCTGCTCGGCCCGTCCGGCTGCGGCAAGACCACCGCACTGCGCGTGCTCGCCGGGTTCGAACACCCGGACTCCGGCGAGGTACTCGTCGACGGCGAGGACGTGACCCGGGTGCCGGCCCACCGCCGCGACGCCGGGATGGTCTTCCAGTCGTACAGCCTTTTCCCGCACCTCACCGCGCTCGACAACGTCGCGTTCGGGATGCGCATGCGCAAGGTCCGTACGGCCGAGCGGCGCGCCCGCGCCGCCGAGCTGCTGGAGCTGGTAGGCCTCGGGGATACGGGTGAACGCTTCCCGCACCAGCTCTCCGGCGGGCAGCAGCAGCGCATCGCGCTCGCCCGCGCGCTCGCGCTGCGCCCGCGGGTCCTGCTGCTCGACGAACCGCTGTCCGCGCTCGACGCCAAGGTACGGCTGACGCTCCGCGAGGAGATCCGCCGCCTGCAGCAGGAACTCGCCATCACCACACTCTTTGTGACGCACGATCAGGAAGAGGCACTCTCGATGGCCGACCGCGTCGCCGTGATGCGCGCGGGGCGGCTGGAGCAGTGCGCTGCCCCCGCCGAGCTGTACGCGCGGCCCGCCACTGCGTTCGTCGCCGAGTTCGTCGGCACCATGAGCCGGATCCCGGGCGTCCTCGACGCCGAGCGCACGACGGTGGCGGTCCTCGGACGACGGCTGCCCGTGGACGGCGACCCGGGCGAGGGCAACGACGTGGACGTCCTCGTACGACCCGAAAGCGTCCGGCTCACCGCGGACGACATGGGCGACGCCAGGGTCGTCGCCACCGCCTTCCTCGGCGCCGTCACCCGCGTCACCGTCCGCCTCGCCGACGGCACCGAGGCCAAGGCCGACCTGCGGACGCACGAGGCGGCGGTACTCGCCGCCGGCACCGCCGTGACCGTGATGCTCCCGGACCGGCCGGTGCTGGTCGCGGCGCGGCGCCACTGACCCGGCGCCGCCGCATCCGACTGCCCGCAGGACGTGCTGCAGGCGTACTGCCCTGCAGCACGTCAGCACCCGCCCTACGTCAACCCGCTGAAAGAGACCTCTGTGAAGCACCCTCGCACCACGCCCGTCCAGCCGTCGCTGCTGGAGGCCGTGCTGTTCGACATGGACGGCACCCTCGTGGACACCGAGCAGCTGTGGTGGGGGGCCGTCGACGAGGTGGCTGCCGGGTTGGGGTACGCACTCACCGAGGCCGACCAGCCCGATGTGCTGGGCCGCCCCGTGGAGCACACGGCGAAGGCACTCGGCCTGGCCGCCGGCGCGCCGGTCGACGCGGTCGCCGCCGAGCTCCACAGGGAATTCGCGGCCCGGGTGCGCGCCGACGTCGTGCCGCGCCCCGGCGCGGTCGAGCTGCTCGTGGCGCTGCGCAGCGAGGGCGTTCCCACCGCCCTGGTCACGGCCTCGCCGCGGCACGTCGCCGATACCGTCGTGAAGGCCCTGGAGGCTTTGGGCGCGGGCCGGTTCACCACCACCGTCACCGCCGACGACACGCTCCGCACGAAACCCGACCCCGACCCGTACCTCGCCGCCTGCCAAGCCCTGGGTGTGGCCCCGGGCGCCTGTGTGGCCGTGGAAGACACTCCCACGGGCGTCGCCTCGGCGGAGGCGGCGGGCTGCCATGTCCTCGCGGTCCCGTCCGTCGCACCGATCGAACCGAGGGACCGGCGCACGGTTCTCGGGAGCCTGGAGGAGGCGTCCTTCGGGCTGCTGAGTGCGCTGGTGCGCGCCGGGGTGCCGGGGCCGCGTGCGCTCACCGAGCCGACGCCGGCTCAGGGGAGGCGCGCCCTGGGCCCGGCCCGCTGAAGCTGGGCGCGGTGGTGGGCGCGGGGACCGACTTGGAAAGCGACGCTTCCACTTGTCCTTGTACGTAGTTGACGCGATGCCCGTCACCAGGCCTCGGCACCGGGGCGCTGTGGGCCCCCCTGCAACAGACCACGGCCGTCGCGCAGCGGTGTTCCCGGTCGGCGCTTCCGTCGGTGGGTATGCGCGCTGTCACGCAGTTCCGCCGGCGGCGAGTCGCATGAGGTCGGTGGTGAAGTCGACGTCGTCGGCGGTGTGTTCGGCGCGGGTGGCGTTGCCGCCGAATTGGTGTTGGTAGCCGGTCCAGGCGCTGTCGGCGATCGACCGCCCGACGCCGCTGCGCAGCAGGAGTACGAGTTCGGTGGCGGCGCGTTGGATCCGGTCGCCGAGCGCGGCCTGCCCCCAGTCCTCGGGAGCGGCGAAGAGGGAGGTGGGCACGGGAAGAGCGCGCAGGAAGGCGAACAGGGGCCGGAGTTGCTCGTCGACCACCATGGCGTGCCGGGATGTGCCCGCGGTGGCGGCGAGGATGACCGGTTTGGCGATGAGCAGGTCGTTGTCGAGGATGTCGGCGAAAGACTTCAACAGTCCACTGATGCCTGCCTTGTATACGGGTGTGCTGACGATAACGGCGTCGGCAGCGGCAAGGCGTTCGAACACGGTCTTGAGGCGCTCACCGGGGAATCCGGAGACGATCGCCTGGGCGGTGTCGACCGCGAGCGGTCCGAGTTCGATGACGCCGACGGTCGCGGACCTGCCGGATTCGAGGAGCAGGTCGAGAACTTTTTGCGCGGTGCGATCCGCGAGGAGACGGGTGGACGAGGGGTCGCTCACACCGGCGCTGACGACGACGAGGCGCAAGGGGTCCTCCGGTTCGGCGGAATCGTGCGGGTCGGTGGTGGTGAGGCTCATGCGGGGTTCTCTTCCTCTTCCTTCGGCGCGGTGGATGTCGCTGCCTCGTCCTCGGCGGTCTCGAGGCGCGCGAGGCCGACGTCGCGGAGCACCTCGCCGGGGAGAAGGCCTCCCACGCCTCGATCGCGAGTGGAAACGCTGCCTGCCCTGGTCACACGGCCGACGGGAAGTGTGCCTCGACGGCCGGGTCGCTGTCCTGGTACGGGGACGCGCCGGAGAGGTTGTCGCCGCGGTTGGGGTTCGGGCGCGGCTGCCGTGGCTCGGCATCGCCGTACTTCTCCGTGACCCGGGTGCTGTGGACGGGGGCGTCGGGCACTCCAGGGGCGCGTCTGCCGGCCATCTCCTTGCGGAGCACCGGGACGACCTCGGTTCCGAGCAGCTCGACCTGCTCGAGCGCCATCTCGACGGGCAGGCCCATGCCGTCGAGCGCGAAGAGCTGGCGCTGGTAGTCACCGAAACCCTCCTGGAAGGTGAGGGTCTTGTCGATGACCTCCTGCGGACTGCCCACGCTCAGGGGTGTGCGGGTCATGTAGTCATCGAGCGAGCTGCCCCGGAAAACCGGGTACTCCTCGAAGTACGGGCGGAAGGTGTTCACGGCATCCTGGGAGCGTCGGGCGATGAACGCCTGCCCGCCAAGACCGACGATTGCCTGTTCCTTCGTGCCGTGCCCGTAGTGCTCGAAACGTGCGCGGTAGAAGTCCACGAGCGGCTTGAAGTGCAGGTTCGGCGCCAGGATGTGATTGGCGAAGTACCCGTTGCCGTAGTAGGCGGCCTGCTCGGCGACCTCGGGCGTGCGGATCGAGCCGTGCCAGACGAAGGGCGGCACGTCGTCCAAGGGCCGCGGGGTCGAGGTGAAGCCCTGCAACGGGGTGCGGAAGGTGCCCTCCCAGTCCACGACATCCTCCCGCCAGAGCCGGTGCAACAGGTTGTAGTTCTCCAGAGCGAGAGCCACACCCTTCCGGATGTCCTTTCCGAACCACGGATAGACCGGCACCGTGTTGCCACGCCCGACCATGAGATCGAGTCGTCCCTTCGCCACGTGCTGGAGCATGGCGTAGTCCTCGGCGATCTTCACCGGGTCATTCGTGGTCATGAGCGTGACCGACGTGCTGAGGATGATGCGCTCGGTCAGCGCCGCGATGTGTGCCAGCAGGGTGGTGGGCGAGGACGGGACGAAGGGGGGATTGTGGTGCTCACCGAGTGCGAACACATCCAAGCCGACCTCGTCGGCCCGCTGCGCCACTCGCACCACGTTGCTGATGCGTTCCGCCTCGCTCTGGGTGTAGCCGGTGACCGGATCGGGTGCGATGTCACCGACCGTGAAGATTCCGAACTGCATTCTGTCCGTCTTTCTGTGTTGTCCCTGCGCGAGGACACCCCTGCGCCACCGGGTTCCGGATCGTTTCGCCGCGCGACAGCGGCCGGCCCTGGGTGTCGTGGGTCACGTCACCGAACGTGTCCGGTCCGAGCGCGATCGAGGCCCCGACATCGACGGGTCTGTCATTCCCGTCGCGGTCGAAAGGGTGGCGCAGGTTCCGCGCCCCGCACCGGCGTCGCGACGCCGGTGCGGGGCGTTGTCATCGGCGCCTCGTGATGTCTCGCGTCAGCCGACGCGCAGCGGAGCGAGGGCGTTGCTCCAGGCGACGACCTGGTCGAGGGTGGTGGTGAGGGACTCGCGGTGGAGGTCGGCAGGCTTGAAGACGCTGAAGTTCTCGAAATCGGTGAACAGGGAGAGCGCCACCTGGGAGCGGACGTCCGCCATCTGCAGCTCACCGGCGATCAGGCGCAGATGCTCCACGGCGCGGGTGCCGCCGGTGGAGCCGTAGCTGACGAAGCCGACGGACTTGTTGGCCCACTCGGCGGCCAGGAAGTCGATGGCGTTCTTCAGAGCGCCGGGCACCGAATGGTTGTACTCGGGGGTCACGATGACGAAGCCGTCGA is drawn from Streptomyces sp. NBC_01717 and contains these coding sequences:
- a CDS encoding phosphocholine-specific phospholipase C; translated protein: MNAIDRRRFMQLAGGTAALSALSTSIARAAEIPAHRRTGSIKDVEHIVVLMQENRSFDHYLGALRGVRGFGDPRPVTLPSGKPVWHQSDGTKEILPFHPDAKDLGLAFLEDLPHGWNDTQAAFNKGKYDKWIPAKSATTMAHLTREDIPFHYALADAFTVCDAYHCSFMGSTDPNRYYMWTGYTGNDGKGGGPVLGNDEAGYAWTTYPERLENADVSWKIYQDIGDGLDADGGWGWIGDAYRGNYGDNSLLYFDQYRNAKPGDPLYDKARTGTDARKGEGFFDILRADVKAGKLPEVSWIVAPEAFTEHPNWPANYGAWYISQVLDALTSNPDVWSKTALFITYDENDGFFDHVVPPFPAGSAAQGKSTVDVSGDLYAGDSGRPAGAYGLGQRVPMFVVSPWSKGGYVCSQTFDHTSIIQFMERRFGVTEPNISPWRRAVCGDLTTAFDFRHKDSHTPHLPDTTGYLPPDGDRHPDYVPTPPAKGALPRQEHGLRPARPIPYDLAVDGKVGAAGSLRIDFASHGKAGAGFLVTSATDASGPWTYTVGSGHSLSGVWNVSANSHGAYDFTVHGPNGFLRQFAGKVTAAGPEVGARHDSKDGAVRLVLTNDGRSTVTLTIKDEYGKHKPATYRLRPGAHVVHSARTERTHGWYDLTVTADHDGTFVRRLAAHVESGHASTSDPAFSAR
- a CDS encoding GntR family transcriptional regulator, coding for MTARHEEIAEELRQAIDREEYAVGSRLLPETELAARYGVSRGTVRQAVAALTSEGLIGSRQGARRVVLASRRNQSFAELRSFAQWARAMGRTATGRVVSSQYRPTTAQDAVRLQMPVGVPVLHVLRLRGLDGEPVLLERTVYADWIAPAVERIEADCPSVTQRLFEDSGLVFAYGEHLIDAVAAGAQDAELLGVRRTSPLLRVRRVTTTREGRPVEWSDDRYCSDAVSFSVHNSIGNNALARRTGPGATPASPAKTAGGRRAGVAPVLGLRAQA
- a CDS encoding ABC transporter substrate-binding protein; the encoded protein is MTLPLSRIAVLTGGLAVAALSLSACGAATSQSATTPDGKKAATATSATDFGGMDALVAAAKKEGTLHAMALPRDWANYGALIDGFTKKYGIKIEVENPDGSSQDEINAVTSRKGQDRAPDVLDLGSSFALSGAQQGLFASYKVASYDDIPAAQKDPQARWYNDYGGYVSIGCDAKRVKHCPTTFKDLLKPEYKGQVALNGNPTKSGSAFGGVYAAALANGGSLDDVQPGLDFFAELKKNGNYTPVESTPATVEKGETPISIDWDYLNAGYADEFKSKGVDWKVSVPSDGRYAQYYSQAITKDAPHPAAARLWQEYLYSAEGQNLWLKGYARPALMPAMDKAGTLDKDAAAKLPEVSGAVTFPTEAQQNKAKGVIAQGWGKAVSG
- a CDS encoding ABC transporter permease encodes the protein MTVTSAPPPVVAAPGAAASGRRRSAGWLAVVPLLVFVAIAFGVPALAMLNGAFTVKDPATGATSYTTANLTASLHGAYLTALLGSVKLSAVSAAIAMLLGLLLAQAVVVSRFRALREAVLTASGVLANFGGVPLAFAFVATLGNSGVLTTHLGLADAGWTLYSFWGLTLTYLYFLIPLMVLTITPALDGLRSQWREAARNNGATHAQYWRHVALPVLAPSLLGGLVLLFGSAFAAYATAAAMVGSSVPLVTLQIADAISGNVLVGQENVALALSLDMVLVAGLVMAVYLPLQRRSARWLA
- a CDS encoding ABC transporter permease, with protein sequence MARLNTTFRPGRAAVLAVAGLYFLVPLAASVIFTVDVPGQGLNVDAYAQILGTDGFLPSLVLSLELAAATIAVVLLLMVPAMVALRLGAPRLRPVVEVICSLPLIVPPIAFVAGIGTVLKWGPEYLATTPLFQTFVALQNPDFPIVLVLAYVVMALPFVHRALDAGLRAVDVRTLVEAARSCGAGWPQALVRAVLPNLRGALLNAAFLTLALVLGEFTVAQLLGFQPFAVWIYSIGGSQAQMSVAVSVLSLFLTWALLLAVATLGGRRAPSRTASQG
- a CDS encoding ABC transporter ATP-binding protein; the encoded protein is MTINTLEKAATTGAATVEFRGMRRKFGATVALDGLDLTARPGELLALLGPSGCGKTTALRVLAGFEHPDSGEVLVDGEDVTRVPAHRRDAGMVFQSYSLFPHLTALDNVAFGMRMRKVRTAERRARAAELLELVGLGDTGERFPHQLSGGQQQRIALARALALRPRVLLLDEPLSALDAKVRLTLREEIRRLQQELAITTLFVTHDQEEALSMADRVAVMRAGRLEQCAAPAELYARPATAFVAEFVGTMSRIPGVLDAERTTVAVLGRRLPVDGDPGEGNDVDVLVRPESVRLTADDMGDARVVATAFLGAVTRVTVRLADGTEAKADLRTHEAAVLAAGTAVTVMLPDRPVLVAARRH